A DNA window from Nycticebus coucang isolate mNycCou1 chromosome 1, mNycCou1.pri, whole genome shotgun sequence contains the following coding sequences:
- the LOC128591140 gene encoding 60S ribosomal protein L22-like has protein sequence MKKCHKQELCTCLSASAAAVPPVKKLVPKGGKKKKKQVLKFTLDCTHPVEDEIMDAANFEQFLQERIKVNGKSENLGGGVVTLKRRKSKITVTSKLPFSKRYLKYLTKKDLKNHHLRDWLHVVANSKESYELRYFQINQDEEEEMRIKIHLSDILRSSS, from the coding sequence ATGAAAAAATGCCACAAACAGGAACTCTGCACCTGCCTTTCTGCCTCCGCTGCTGCTGTGCCTCCTGTGAAAAAACTTGTGCCAAaggggggcaaaaaaaaaaagaagcaagtttTGAAGTTCACTCTTGATTGTACCCACCCTGTAGAAGATGAAATCATGGATGCTGCTAATTTTGAGCAGTTTTTGCAAGAGAGAATCAAAGTGAATGGGAAATCTGAGAACCTTGGGGGAGGTGTGGTGACCCTCAAGAGAAGGAAGAGCAAGATCACAGTCACCTCCAAGTTGCCATTCTCCAAAAGGTATTTGAAATATCTCACCAAAAAAGATTTGAAGAATCATCATCTACGTGATTGGTTGCACGTAGTTGCTAACAGCAAAGAGAGTTATGAATTACGTTACTTCCAAATTAAccaggatgaagaggaagaaatgaggattaaaattcatttatctGATATTTTACGTTCGAGTTCTTGA